Proteins found in one Brevibacillus brevis genomic segment:
- a CDS encoding aspartyl-phosphate phosphatase Spo0E family protein, whose protein sequence is MSLIAAIAFKKGVPPLRQVKGTPAGGAVKAPISKCITLPLDREGVTYHDIDHLKNIVEQLREQLVQMYLEKNDFLNDEVVALSQQLDQYILVIQSKCYYLE, encoded by the coding sequence GTGAGTCTTATAGCAGCAATTGCATTTAAAAAGGGCGTTCCACCCCTTCGACAGGTTAAAGGAACGCCCGCAGGAGGAGCAGTTAAAGCTCCTATAAGTAAATGTATCACGCTACCTCTAGATCGGGAAGGAGTAACCTATCACGATATTGATCATTTGAAAAACATTGTGGAACAATTGCGAGAACAATTGGTGCAAATGTATTTAGAGAAGAATGATTTCTTGAATGATGAAGTCGTAGCATTAAGCCAGCAATTGGATCAGTACATTCTGGTAATTCAATCTAAATGCTATTACCTTGAGTAA
- a CDS encoding helix-turn-helix domain-containing protein: protein MWGAQGTLYRSLRSEIEQNRKKHGYTLSKLGELTGINPGSLSEILNGNPPRAITIGQLDALAKVFGHDPGWLYELYTEECILEGRISRPRLIPYLIRCVEVGRKDCIEATVPQMMEDPKNVMILFALAEQLYEKGQLKESVPFYKYVIENEKDSYSDHFVMSQYRLFRVVLGTNAEENWENVIRFSPYRNRLPENYQLDALYQLAKICFALQKWERSEQYADELRLLADTVYRHELDRMKRNKKGESLKTERHLVYYYGLGHLYKSVSLEMQGLYEEAKKYVQVYADLGWFELLDEDGRKEVERFKVWAKANSYTLEVLSGNSSIIEEYADYLDSLPTNEVLAGLNAIMKSANTYHFCVDEILERFASQISSFDQFTEAIGLDRHLRFRYQMAIYEFGKGRIERGIEETIYCLSLADLTNRHDETLTYIALFGWLGNMNKRIGNQNKLGD, encoded by the coding sequence AGCTGGGTGAATTAACGGGCATTAACCCCGGGAGTTTGAGCGAGATTCTCAATGGTAATCCGCCGCGTGCAATCACCATTGGTCAGTTAGACGCGCTAGCCAAGGTGTTTGGTCACGATCCGGGTTGGTTGTATGAATTATACACGGAAGAATGCATATTAGAGGGGAGAATATCGCGCCCCCGATTAATACCATACTTGATTCGATGCGTGGAGGTTGGGCGAAAGGATTGCATAGAAGCTACTGTCCCCCAAATGATGGAGGATCCGAAAAACGTCATGATTCTTTTTGCCCTTGCAGAACAGCTATATGAGAAAGGGCAACTGAAAGAGTCGGTGCCCTTTTATAAATATGTGATTGAGAATGAAAAAGATAGCTACTCTGACCACTTTGTAATGAGTCAGTATCGGTTATTTCGTGTTGTACTTGGGACAAATGCAGAAGAAAATTGGGAGAATGTCATTCGGTTTTCTCCTTACCGAAACCGGCTTCCTGAAAACTATCAACTCGACGCCTTATACCAATTGGCGAAGATCTGTTTCGCTTTGCAAAAGTGGGAAAGATCAGAGCAGTACGCAGACGAATTAAGGCTTCTGGCAGACACTGTTTACAGGCATGAATTGGACAGGATGAAAAGAAACAAAAAAGGCGAATCTCTGAAAACGGAGCGCCATCTTGTCTATTATTACGGATTGGGCCATTTATATAAGAGCGTTTCACTGGAAATGCAAGGACTGTATGAAGAGGCGAAGAAGTATGTGCAAGTTTACGCTGATTTAGGATGGTTTGAATTACTTGATGAAGACGGACGTAAAGAGGTAGAAAGATTCAAGGTATGGGCAAAGGCGAACTCCTACACATTGGAGGTGTTGTCTGGCAATAGTAGCATCATTGAAGAGTACGCTGACTATCTCGATAGTCTTCCCACCAATGAAGTTCTTGCTGGTTTAAATGCCATTATGAAATCCGCTAACACCTACCATTTTTGCGTGGATGAGATTTTAGAGCGCTTTGCCTCCCAAATTTCTAGTTTCGATCAATTTACAGAAGCAATAGGATTGGATCGACATCTTCGGTTTCGATATCAGATGGCTATTTATGAGTTTGGTAAGGGAAGGATAGAGAGAGGAATTGAAGAAACGATATATTGCCTTTCACTAGCGGATTTGACGAATCGACACGACGAGACCCTTACATACATAGCACTGTTTGGATGGTTAGGGAATATGAATAAGCGAATAGGTAACCAAAACAAATTAGGTGACTAG